A window of the Scleropages formosus chromosome 21, fSclFor1.1, whole genome shotgun sequence genome harbors these coding sequences:
- the lsm8 gene encoding LSM8 homolog, U6 small nuclear RNA associated, whose product MSTALESYINRTVAIVTSDGRMIVGTLKGFDQTINLILDESHERVFSSTQGVEQVVLGLYIVRGDNVAVIGEIDDETDSALDLGNIRAEPLNSVVH is encoded by the exons atgtCTACTGCGCTGGAAAGTTACATTAACC GCACTGTGGCAATTGTTACGTCGGATGGAAGAATGATTGTG gGAACACTGAAAGGATTTGACCAGACAATCAACCTGATTCTTGATGAGAGCCACGAGAGGGTGTTCAGCTCCACGCAAGGGGTGGAACAGGTGGTTCTAGGCCTCTATATTGTCCGGGGAGACAACGT AGCTGTGATTGGAGAAATTGATGACGAGACCGACTCTGCCTTGGATCTAGGGAACATCCGCGCCGAACCGTTGAACTCTGTTGTTCACTGA